Proteins encoded by one window of Candidatus Poribacteria bacterium:
- a CDS encoding DNA helicase UvrBC, giving the protein MANDSIQRNTRWVQTFDRILEMLNLDAERPVSILQIEDGREIVVVQPNAFTISRIYATGRPDGMRPHGVDSYYDYFFAKLRTYEEQHGTREGFTLESDEWEILFEESFHRYTRYLLFAGIKRWQDVQRDTATNIDVTNLARECAPAEIAWQSYQYKGYMLMMHSIANAELSLQENDNDAALRHIDAGIQQIGEFCGECLREEHGEAENITRERYLNNLIEFRSDLETLDTETAEPEGDEEDILAELERLLNEDEA; this is encoded by the coding sequence ATGGCGAACGATTCTATACAGAGAAACACCCGGTGGGTTCAGACCTTCGATCGGATTCTTGAGATGCTAAATCTTGACGCGGAACGTCCGGTGAGCATCCTGCAAATTGAAGACGGTAGGGAGATTGTCGTTGTACAACCTAACGCCTTCACTATCTCGCGCATCTATGCGACTGGCCGTCCCGACGGTATGCGTCCACACGGTGTGGATTCTTATTATGATTATTTTTTCGCAAAATTACGGACGTATGAAGAACAACACGGAACGCGGGAGGGGTTTACGTTGGAGTCAGACGAATGGGAAATCCTTTTTGAGGAATCTTTCCATCGGTATACCCGCTACCTTCTATTCGCGGGCATTAAACGATGGCAAGATGTCCAACGTGATACGGCTACCAATATTGATGTAACGAATTTGGCACGCGAATGTGCACCGGCGGAAATTGCTTGGCAGAGTTATCAGTATAAAGGTTATATGCTCATGATGCACAGCATCGCCAACGCCGAACTGAGTTTGCAGGAAAACGATAACGATGCAGCGTTACGGCATATTGACGCAGGCATTCAACAGATTGGAGAGTTCTGTGGTGAATGTCTGCGTGAGGAACATGGAGAAGCAGAAAATATAACGCGGGAACGCTATCTCAACAACCTTATAGAATTTCGGTCCGATTTGGAGACGCTTGACACTGAAACTGCTGAGCCGGAAGGCGACGAGGAAGATATTTTGGCAGAACTGGAAAGATTGCTAAATGAAGACGAGGCATAG
- a CDS encoding sigma-54 dependent transcriptional regulator — protein MNAQKTVLVVDADRGERELVCETLAGKGLRLVVTGNMYQAFHQIEHLKVDILIAPLKAERIDGLALLEAAVQHHPDVGVVFITEPNILETDIGIKAMLAYKDTYFLPKPVNPVHLAALLQRTLENQRLAFENRQLQSQIDEKEGLRRLTGNSPQIIKIRDMITQVAPTKATVMIYGARGTGKELVARAIHHRSLRRGSLIAFNCATLNENLAESELFGHERGAFSGAYYQRRGRFELAHSGTLFLDEISQLSLSNQARLLRVLEEREFERVGGDKTIQVDVRVVCATNHDLETASQRREFLPDLYDRLNVVPIHLPTLQERIEDVPLLVKDFLGEFCIQNAKPLMTIAPEAIRTLMKYEWPGNVRELKNCIEGLVVMSTQSTIQQIDLPERILKATGTAFSNLLSVPDVWQSVDAIEDKQRLNVQVGMSLDEISREALRATLESVNNNKAKAAEILKVSRRTIQRKAKEYDLNDEEEP, from the coding sequence ATGAACGCACAGAAAACCGTACTGGTTGTTGATGCCGATCGCGGTGAGCGTGAACTTGTCTGTGAAACGCTTGCAGGCAAAGGGCTTCGCCTCGTTGTCACAGGTAACATGTATCAGGCGTTTCATCAGATTGAGCACCTAAAGGTAGATATTCTTATCGCGCCATTAAAAGCAGAGCGGATTGATGGGTTAGCACTCTTAGAAGCGGCGGTACAGCACCATCCAGATGTCGGTGTCGTTTTTATTACAGAACCGAACATTTTAGAGACCGACATCGGTATCAAAGCGATGCTCGCATATAAAGATACCTATTTCCTGCCGAAACCGGTTAACCCTGTCCATTTGGCGGCACTTTTGCAGAGAACGCTCGAAAATCAACGCCTTGCGTTTGAGAACAGACAACTCCAGTCACAAATAGATGAAAAGGAAGGCTTACGCCGACTCACAGGCAATTCACCGCAAATCATCAAAATTCGTGACATGATAACGCAGGTCGCCCCGACGAAAGCGACTGTAATGATTTATGGCGCGCGCGGGACTGGGAAGGAATTGGTCGCCCGTGCGATTCATCACCGCAGTTTGCGACGCGGTTCTCTCATCGCTTTTAATTGTGCGACCCTAAACGAGAACCTCGCAGAATCTGAACTCTTCGGACATGAACGCGGCGCGTTTAGTGGGGCATATTACCAACGGAGAGGTAGATTTGAACTCGCACACAGCGGGACGCTGTTTCTTGACGAAATTTCACAGCTCAGTCTATCTAATCAAGCGCGCCTTTTGCGCGTCCTTGAAGAACGCGAATTTGAACGGGTGGGTGGCGACAAAACCATTCAGGTAGATGTTCGTGTTGTTTGTGCCACGAACCATGATTTGGAAACCGCATCCCAAAGGCGAGAGTTCCTCCCAGATCTCTATGACCGACTCAACGTAGTGCCTATTCATCTCCCAACGCTTCAAGAGCGGATTGAAGATGTCCCGTTGCTCGTGAAGGATTTTCTTGGCGAGTTTTGCATACAAAATGCGAAACCTCTGATGACTATTGCGCCAGAGGCGATTAGAACATTGATGAAATACGAGTGGCCAGGGAACGTACGCGAATTGAAAAACTGCATTGAAGGGCTTGTTGTGATGTCCACGCAATCGACGATCCAGCAAATTGACTTACCTGAACGCATCCTCAAAGCAACCGGAACAGCGTTTTCAAATCTACTTTCAGTCCCTGATGTCTGGCAGTCAGTTGACGCAATTGAGGATAAACAGCGTTTAAATGTACAAGTCGGTATGTCCCTTGATGAAATTAGCCGGGAGGCACTGCGGGCGACCCTCGAATCTGTGAACAATAACAAAGCAAAAGCCGCAGAAATACTCAAAGTGAGCCGACGCACAATCCAGCGGAAAGCAAAAGAATACGATTTGAACGATGAAGAAGAACCGTGA
- the nagB gene encoding glucosamine-6-phosphate deaminase: MEVIIQPTYTRLADVAAEIIRDAVEKKPDLVLGLATGSTPIGLYEALVRMHKTDGLDFSGVTTFNLDEYVGIPPNHPYSYHTFMETHFFNAVNIPSENCHIPQSTVIGHEEFCAKYEAAIVNAGGIDIQILGIGKDGHIGFNEPSSSLGSRTRIKTLTQSTLEANAPHFGGTVDAVPKMAITMGVGTIMEAKQCLLLANGESKAEAIANAVEGPITAEVPASVLQMHPQTVVVIDEAAASQLKRVDYYKHVYANKQKLLSEDY; encoded by the coding sequence ATGGAAGTTATTATTCAACCGACTTACACGCGGCTTGCCGATGTCGCAGCTGAAATCATCCGAGACGCGGTAGAAAAAAAGCCGGACCTCGTTTTGGGACTTGCCACCGGTAGCACGCCGATTGGACTTTACGAAGCCTTAGTCCGGATGCACAAAACAGATGGACTTGATTTCTCAGGCGTGACGACTTTTAACCTTGATGAGTACGTCGGGATTCCGCCCAATCATCCGTATAGCTACCATACCTTTATGGAGACCCATTTTTTTAATGCCGTCAATATCCCCTCAGAGAATTGTCATATCCCACAGAGCACAGTAATCGGACATGAGGAATTTTGTGCAAAGTACGAAGCAGCGATTGTGAATGCTGGCGGCATTGACATCCAAATCCTCGGCATCGGAAAAGATGGACATATCGGTTTCAATGAACCGAGTTCTTCCCTCGGTTCCCGGACTCGTATTAAAACGCTGACGCAGAGCACGCTTGAAGCGAACGCTCCACATTTCGGCGGCACTGTCGATGCTGTCCCGAAGATGGCAATTACAATGGGCGTAGGCACAATCATGGAAGCGAAGCAGTGCCTGCTATTGGCAAATGGCGAATCAAAAGCCGAAGCGATTGCAAACGCCGTGGAGGGCCCCATTACAGCAGAGGTGCCAGCATCGGTGCTACAGATGCATCCACAGACGGTTGTTGTCATTGATGAGGCCGCAGCGTCGCAACTCAAACGCGTAGATTACTACAAACACGTTTACGCGAATAAACAGAAACTGTTGTCTGAGGACTATTGA
- a CDS encoding sugar phosphate isomerase/epimerase — MKKGICIGSLPGGSTEARFKLAKEAGFDGVEIGTLGNDDDRHQTQEIATQHGLEIFSVMNSKHWACPLSDADADVRAESRAGMLDSIATATAVGADAVLLVPAVVNDQTSYEDAYQRSQTEIHKLIPEAKAKGITIALENVWNKFLLSPIEFCRYLDEFESETVTAYFDVGNIVLYGYPQHWIRSLGSRISKVHVKGFNATESRFTYLIEDCTINWNAVMEAFEDIGYDDYMTAELPVDGDNPEGRVHSISDDMRRIIAGTV; from the coding sequence ATGAAAAAAGGGATATGTATCGGATCATTACCCGGCGGTTCGACCGAAGCGCGGTTTAAACTTGCGAAAGAAGCGGGGTTTGACGGCGTTGAAATCGGCACTCTTGGAAATGATGACGATCGACACCAGACGCAAGAGATCGCTACACAACATGGGTTAGAAATCTTCAGCGTGATGAATAGCAAACATTGGGCATGTCCACTCTCCGATGCCGATGCCGATGTTCGTGCCGAATCGCGAGCCGGGATGCTTGACTCAATAGCAACCGCGACGGCTGTGGGCGCAGACGCTGTGCTGCTCGTTCCTGCCGTTGTCAACGATCAGACGAGTTATGAGGACGCATATCAACGTTCACAAACGGAGATTCATAAACTGATTCCAGAGGCAAAAGCGAAGGGTATCACAATTGCACTTGAGAACGTTTGGAATAAATTTCTGCTCAGCCCGATAGAATTTTGTCGGTATCTTGACGAGTTTGAAAGTGAAACGGTGACTGCCTATTTCGATGTTGGGAACATCGTGTTGTACGGATACCCACAACACTGGATTCGCTCTCTGGGAAGTCGTATTTCTAAAGTGCATGTCAAAGGGTTCAACGCAACCGAGAGTCGGTTCACCTATCTAATTGAGGATTGCACAATCAATTGGAATGCCGTTATGGAAGCATTTGAAGATATTGGATATGATGACTACATGACAGCGGAATTACCCGTTGATGGAGACAATCCGGAAGGCAGGGTGCATAGCATCAGCGATGATATGCGTCGAATTATCGCTGGAACTGTGTAA
- a CDS encoding tetratricopeptide repeat protein, translated as MKSIILSFVLLVSFPSVGWCNTEQELNRRFERGVHYLDAEQYNLALTEFQAIEKEFATAADISSLAQYYIGITHQELNNLDPAASAYQKALAFKAPQEVHGNAHLHLGIVYKAQGKLALAENHLKQAFVLLNESAEAHIHLGDVYILQRRFSAAEKTYREGIRLNPNHTESYYGLGRVAEMQNRLQQAMEYYDAALTRNRYLSQVHYRRALTYQKLGDKKQAAAAMAQFERLKTYEDQMHRFRESIYKNANLPVLYIKLGELHEAYDNLTEAAQIYEAATQVHPSYLPAYLHLGEVFIEQRALEKAARVYEQAAEIAPDNAQVQIKLGVIYINQHQFDPAIAAFERAIVVDNTAAAAHNNLARLYAGLGKEMQQAIELAQQAVALAPTAKHYDTLAYTYYRNAQYAKALDAINQAISLAPNVGAYSKLRAKIQKEKK; from the coding sequence TTGAAAAGCATCATTCTCTCTTTTGTTCTGCTTGTTTCGTTTCCGTCAGTGGGATGGTGCAATACTGAGCAAGAACTGAATCGCCGGTTTGAACGCGGTGTCCACTATCTTGATGCGGAGCAATATAATCTGGCACTCACCGAATTTCAAGCCATTGAAAAAGAATTTGCTACCGCAGCGGACATTAGCAGCCTCGCCCAATATTATATCGGTATTACGCATCAGGAACTCAATAATCTGGACCCTGCTGCATCAGCATATCAGAAAGCATTGGCATTTAAAGCACCACAAGAGGTGCACGGGAACGCACACCTTCATTTAGGCATCGTCTACAAAGCACAAGGCAAGTTAGCACTTGCTGAAAACCATCTCAAACAAGCATTCGTCCTGCTAAATGAATCTGCGGAAGCACATATCCATCTTGGCGATGTATACATTCTCCAACGTAGGTTCAGTGCTGCTGAAAAGACTTACCGAGAAGGTATCCGCCTGAACCCAAACCATACTGAATCTTACTACGGATTGGGTAGAGTAGCAGAAATGCAAAATCGCCTCCAGCAGGCTATGGAATATTACGATGCCGCGCTCACGCGGAACCGATATTTATCGCAGGTACATTATAGGCGCGCCCTGACGTACCAAAAGCTTGGAGACAAAAAACAAGCCGCAGCTGCTATGGCACAGTTTGAACGCTTAAAGACTTATGAGGATCAGATGCATCGGTTCCGAGAAAGCATCTACAAAAATGCGAACCTGCCGGTGCTATACATCAAACTCGGCGAACTCCATGAGGCTTATGACAACTTAACAGAAGCAGCACAGATTTATGAAGCTGCCACACAAGTGCACCCGTCCTACCTGCCAGCGTACCTTCACCTCGGCGAGGTATTTATCGAACAACGCGCCCTTGAAAAGGCGGCCCGGGTGTATGAGCAAGCCGCAGAAATTGCACCGGATAACGCACAAGTCCAGATCAAATTGGGTGTTATCTATATCAATCAACACCAATTTGATCCAGCAATTGCCGCGTTTGAGCGTGCAATTGTTGTCGATAACACAGCTGCAGCGGCACACAACAACCTTGCACGCCTCTATGCGGGACTCGGCAAAGAGATGCAACAAGCGATCGAGTTGGCACAACAGGCAGTCGCTTTGGCACCTACAGCAAAACACTATGACACACTTGCGTACACCTACTACCGTAATGCCCAATACGCCAAGGCTTTGGACGCTATTAATCAAGCCATCTCGTTAGCACCGAATGTGGGTGCATACAGCAAACTACGCGCAAAGATTCAAAAGGAGAAAAAATGA
- a CDS encoding LamG domain-containing protein: MRLGMYILVVALLTVGSALATHAAVKDDGLILYFSFDAAKGGKVIDETGGGNDGEIVDGAKIVTDEVVHGKGAMLFDEGGDSVIVDSFKELEDYQDNSYLFWLNFTKANSGGWDQIIAKKAPGSDRSPGIWTCNRVPLHIHYRFNPGNQGTLCAGPDGENDTFEIGDWYHIAGVKDGAKLTFYVNGKNVAEPGVPKEHAQGAEKMYIGKTNYSSAKFYIDDLYVYDRAVDADEVEDIMDGKLLPVEPADKLATTWGQVKKRRD; encoded by the coding sequence ATGCGTTTAGGTATGTATATACTCGTCGTTGCACTACTAACGGTGGGCAGCGCACTCGCCACACATGCCGCTGTTAAAGACGACGGTTTAATCCTTTACTTCAGTTTCGATGCAGCGAAAGGCGGAAAGGTTATAGATGAAACCGGTGGCGGAAATGATGGGGAAATAGTTGATGGCGCGAAGATTGTCACCGATGAAGTCGTCCACGGTAAAGGCGCGATGTTATTTGACGAGGGCGGGGACAGTGTGATAGTCGATTCCTTCAAAGAATTAGAAGATTATCAGGACAACTCCTATCTCTTCTGGCTCAATTTCACTAAGGCGAACTCCGGCGGCTGGGACCAAATCATCGCGAAAAAAGCACCCGGCTCAGACCGTTCACCCGGGATATGGACCTGTAACCGTGTGCCTCTGCACATCCACTATCGGTTTAACCCGGGTAACCAAGGCACACTCTGCGCAGGTCCTGATGGAGAAAACGATACGTTTGAAATCGGCGACTGGTATCATATCGCAGGTGTTAAAGACGGTGCCAAGTTGACGTTCTATGTCAATGGCAAAAACGTCGCGGAACCGGGTGTCCCGAAAGAGCACGCGCAAGGTGCAGAGAAAATGTATATCGGTAAAACGAATTATAGCTCTGCGAAGTTCTATATCGATGACCTCTATGTCTACGATAGGGCAGTTGATGCCGACGAGGTTGAAGATATTATGGACGGCAAACTCCTGCCTGTTGAACCAGCGGACAAACTCGCCACAACGTGGGGACAAGTGAAGAAACGTCGTGATTAG
- a CDS encoding LamG domain-containing protein codes for MRLIMYLCAVALLTVGSAIPTHAVVQDDGLILYFSFDAEEDGFVIDETGGRNDGLITGAEIATDEVVHGKGSLLCDANGDGVTVESFPALEEYTDNSYLFWLNFIVANSGGWDQIIAKKAPGSDRSPGIWTCNRVTLHIHYRFNPGNAGSLCVGPEGEGDEFGIGDWHHIAGVKEGDGFKFYIDGEVVDEQTVPANHAQGAEKLYIGQTGYNSAKFYMDDLYVYDRAVSAAEVSNIMEGNLTPVEPKGKLTTTWGQLKTRQD; via the coding sequence ATGCGTTTAATCATGTATCTATGCGCCGTTGCGCTGTTGACCGTAGGCAGTGCGATCCCCACGCATGCCGTAGTTCAAGACGACGGTTTAATCCTTTACTTCAGTTTCGATGCAGAAGAAGACGGATTCGTTATAGACGAGACTGGTGGTCGCAATGACGGTCTAATTACGGGTGCCGAAATTGCCACCGATGAAGTCGTCCACGGTAAAGGGTCGCTGTTATGCGATGCTAACGGTGATGGTGTGACAGTCGAATCCTTTCCAGCATTAGAAGAGTATACAGATAATTCCTATCTCTTCTGGCTCAATTTCATTGTGGCGAACTCTGGCGGTTGGGATCAAATCATCGCCAAAAAAGCACCCGGTTCTGACCGTTCACCCGGGATATGGACCTGTAACCGCGTAACTTTGCATATTCATTACCGTTTCAATCCGGGGAATGCCGGAAGCCTTTGTGTCGGTCCTGAGGGCGAAGGTGACGAATTTGGTATTGGGGACTGGCACCATATCGCCGGTGTCAAAGAAGGGGACGGCTTCAAGTTTTATATTGATGGCGAAGTCGTCGATGAACAGACGGTTCCGGCAAATCATGCCCAGGGGGCTGAGAAACTGTATATCGGTCAAACAGGTTATAACTCTGCGAAGTTCTATATGGATGATCTCTATGTCTACGATAGAGCCGTTAGTGCTGCTGAGGTCTCAAATATTATGGAGGGTAACCTCACCCCTGTTGAACCGAAAGGCAAACTCACCACAACGTGGGGACAGCTGAAAACACGTCAAGATTAA
- a CDS encoding RRXRR domain-containing protein, producing the protein MFVPVRTKDGQQLMPLHAARARKLVKRGEATPYVNNGIYCIRLNKEPSDRNTQEIAVGVDPGSKKEGFSTKSAAHTYLNVQADAHNQVGKKVAKRRELRRSRRSRKCPNRKQRTNRLANKQRIPAGTRARWDWKLRILDWLSKLFPVTHVCVEDIKARTIAHAKKWNTSFSPLEVGKQWFYSEIEKRWELLLLQGYETQELRDKLGLKKSSKKSSEDFDAHCVDSWCLAHYTVGGTSSVDNKAVMCISPIPIARRNLHREQYKKGGIRSRYGGTVLCKGLVKNTLVKHIKYGLTRLAGLNAKGLFSLYSLDGKRLTTGAKRMDFKVLRKLNFNYRIGHSSPS; encoded by the coding sequence ATGTTTGTGCCTGTTAGAACCAAAGACGGACAACAACTCATGCCACTACACGCCGCACGCGCCAGAAAACTCGTCAAGCGTGGCGAAGCAACACCCTACGTAAATAATGGCATATATTGTATCCGTCTCAACAAAGAACCGTCTGATAGGAATACACAAGAGATTGCTGTCGGTGTTGATCCCGGTAGCAAGAAAGAAGGCTTTAGCACCAAATCGGCAGCACACACCTACTTGAATGTGCAAGCAGACGCCCATAATCAAGTGGGTAAGAAAGTCGCAAAGCGTCGCGAGTTGCGTAGAAGTAGACGTTCACGGAAGTGTCCGAACCGCAAGCAGAGAACCAACCGTCTCGCGAACAAGCAGCGTATACCTGCTGGCACCCGCGCACGCTGGGACTGGAAACTTCGCATCCTTGATTGGTTATCAAAACTGTTTCCTGTGACGCATGTCTGTGTTGAGGATATCAAAGCAAGAACGATAGCACATGCCAAGAAGTGGAATACCTCTTTTAGTCCACTTGAAGTTGGCAAACAGTGGTTCTATAGCGAAATCGAAAAACGGTGGGAGTTGCTGCTGCTTCAGGGCTACGAAACGCAAGAGCTTCGTGATAAACTCGGACTCAAGAAGTCATCGAAGAAGTCATCTGAAGACTTTGATGCACATTGTGTCGATAGTTGGTGCTTGGCACATTATACTGTCGGTGGCACCAGCAGTGTAGACAACAAAGCAGTGATGTGTATATCACCGATCCCTATAGCAAGGCGCAATCTGCATAGAGAACAATACAAAAAGGGCGGCATTCGTTCAAGATATGGGGGCACTGTGCTGTGTAAGGGTTTAGTAAAGAATACCCTTGTTAAGCATATCAAATACGGATTAACAAGGTTAGCAGGGCTCAACGCCAAAGGTTTGTTTTCTCTCTACAGTTTGGATGGAAAACGACTCACAACGGGTGCAAAACGAATGGACTTCAAAGTCCTAAGAAAACTAAACTTTAATTATAGGATCGGGCATTCCTCCCCCAGCTAA
- a CDS encoding NAD(P)H-dependent oxidoreductase has protein sequence MKRSNNSPIYVVAICGSLREGSSTHAALQIALSGAKDAGAEVELLQLSAYDLVFQGSVANEDDYPAGVFKLREKVKRAHGILLGSPEYHGSFSGVLKSALDLMGFDEFENKVVGLIGVSGGRMGATNALSMLRTVGTALHAWVVPKDASIPNSSNAFDAEGNLHDPELTARLKAVGKQVTEFAALRNSA, from the coding sequence ATGAAGCGTTCTAATAATTCACCTATATACGTCGTTGCTATCTGTGGGAGTCTGCGGGAGGGGAGTTCAACGCATGCTGCGCTCCAAATTGCACTCTCTGGCGCGAAAGATGCGGGTGCCGAGGTCGAATTGCTTCAACTTAGTGCGTATGACCTCGTTTTTCAAGGGTCTGTCGCTAACGAAGATGACTATCCTGCTGGTGTGTTCAAACTCCGAGAAAAGGTGAAACGTGCACACGGCATACTTCTCGGCTCGCCTGAGTACCACGGCAGCTTCAGCGGTGTCCTTAAAAGTGCCCTTGACCTCATGGGGTTCGATGAATTTGAGAATAAAGTCGTCGGACTCATCGGGGTCTCCGGTGGACGGATGGGCGCAACTAACGCGCTTTCTATGTTGCGCACGGTTGGCACAGCGCTCCACGCGTGGGTCGTCCCGAAAGACGCATCTATCCCGAACTCATCTAATGCCTTTGATGCTGAGGGTAATTTGCACGATCCTGAATTAACTGCACGCCTCAAAGCTGTAGGTAAGCAGGTTACCGAATTCGCCGCACTTCGGAATTCAGCATAA
- a CDS encoding ribonuclease HIII, which translates to MDAIHNWNAWIGTDEAGKGDYFGPLVAAAVYVDAECRETFSDLGITDGKRLSNRRIQNLAESMRCHYAQHIVVVEKMPAEYNSLYATLRRRGQNLNHLLASLHAEAIRTLANSVGAKYALVDQFSKEDLITRQLSQRANNAPPLQRGAASTPCGIEIKQVPKAERDIAVAAASIIARDAFLTGMDTLSEKYEMRLPRGAYQVVEAGREFVKLHGSDALQNVAKLHFNLTDAVRAL; encoded by the coding sequence ATGGACGCAATACATAACTGGAATGCATGGATCGGCACAGACGAAGCCGGAAAAGGTGATTATTTCGGGCCACTCGTTGCTGCAGCCGTTTACGTGGATGCAGAATGCCGCGAAACTTTCTCAGATTTAGGCATTACTGATGGAAAAAGGCTATCAAATCGTCGGATCCAAAATCTTGCGGAATCGATGCGCTGTCATTATGCACAGCATATCGTTGTTGTGGAAAAGATGCCTGCTGAATACAATTCCCTTTATGCCACTCTCCGCAGGCGCGGGCAAAACCTAAACCATCTGCTCGCGTCGCTTCACGCTGAAGCGATTCGGACATTAGCGAACAGCGTCGGCGCGAAATACGCACTTGTTGACCAGTTTTCTAAAGAAGATCTTATCACGCGGCAGCTAAGCCAGCGAGCCAATAACGCACCGCCTTTACAGCGTGGAGCCGCGTCTACTCCCTGTGGAATAGAAATAAAACAGGTCCCAAAGGCAGAACGCGATATCGCGGTCGCTGCAGCCTCTATCATCGCCCGCGATGCTTTTCTGACCGGGATGGACACGTTGTCCGAAAAATACGAGATGCGTTTACCAAGGGGGGCGTATCAGGTGGTGGAAGCCGGTAGAGAATTTGTTAAGCTGCACGGAAGTGACGCATTACAGAATGTAGCGAAACTCCATTTCAATTTGACCGATGCTGTCCGTGCTTTGTAA
- the thiI gene encoding tRNA 4-thiouridine(8) synthase ThiI: MEELFSIHYAEVGLKGKNRAFFEKRLANNIKLSLQGTGYAEVERLHDRILVHLGQHADITEIKERLRQVMGIAHFELSCRTENNIAAIKEAALRQIQEASYESLKVETRRADKTFPLTSPEVSAEVGGYLIKETGARADMHNPDLTCWIKITHNAAYISAEKIQGIGGLPVGVSGKVLVMLSGGIDSPVAAWQMIKRGAKAVFIHFYSYPYTDKASLEKVIEIAQILAVSNYRSTLYLVPFADLQQTIVTATPAPFRVVLYRRMMTRIAQRVATMVDAEALVTGESLAQVASQTLTNLRTIEAIAEIPILRPLIGEDKAEIITKAQRIGTFDVSIRPHQDCCSLFVPKHPATRASLTELEDAESELDIDTLVEDALNNLEKQVVE; the protein is encoded by the coding sequence ATGGAAGAATTGTTTAGTATCCATTACGCCGAAGTCGGACTCAAAGGGAAAAATAGAGCATTTTTTGAAAAACGGCTTGCGAACAACATCAAACTGTCCCTGCAAGGTACCGGATACGCTGAAGTAGAGCGGCTTCACGATAGGATTCTTGTGCATCTTGGGCAACATGCGGATATTACTGAAATTAAGGAACGTTTACGGCAAGTCATGGGCATCGCCCATTTTGAGCTTTCATGCCGTACCGAAAACAACATCGCAGCTATTAAAGAAGCGGCATTGCGGCAAATCCAAGAGGCTTCTTACGAATCCCTGAAAGTTGAAACCAGGCGAGCAGACAAAACCTTTCCACTAACTTCCCCGGAGGTGAGTGCCGAGGTCGGTGGGTATCTCATCAAGGAAACAGGTGCTCGGGCTGATATGCATAACCCCGACCTTACCTGCTGGATTAAAATAACACACAACGCTGCGTATATCTCCGCAGAGAAGATTCAAGGGATCGGTGGTTTGCCAGTCGGTGTGAGCGGTAAGGTACTCGTCATGTTGTCCGGTGGGATTGACTCCCCCGTCGCTGCATGGCAAATGATCAAACGTGGCGCGAAAGCCGTTTTTATTCACTTTTATAGTTACCCATATACGGATAAGGCTTCTCTGGAGAAGGTCATCGAAATTGCGCAGATCTTAGCGGTATCCAACTATCGTAGCACCCTCTATCTCGTTCCGTTTGCAGATCTCCAGCAGACGATTGTCACCGCAACGCCAGCACCGTTCCGGGTTGTGTTGTATCGGCGGATGATGACGCGCATCGCACAGCGCGTCGCCACTATGGTTGATGCTGAGGCTCTCGTTACGGGGGAAAGTCTCGCACAGGTGGCTTCGCAGACGTTGACGAATCTCCGAACGATTGAAGCGATTGCCGAAATCCCTATCCTGCGCCCACTTATCGGAGAGGACAAGGCTGAGATAATTACAAAAGCACAACGGATAGGGACCTTTGATGTGTCTATACGTCCACATCAGGACTGTTGCTCACTCTTTGTGCCTAAGCATCCTGCCACGCGGGCATCGCTTACCGAGTTGGAAGATGCAGAATCAGAGCTGGATATAGATACATTGGTTGAAGACGCACTGAATAACCTTGAAAAACAGGTAGTAGAATAG